The Bacteroidia bacterium DNA window ATTAAATGACACCATAAGGACAAGCCACCGAGATATCAACGAAAAGTGGATGTCAAAATATGGCTTATATTCGCTGATGGAAAACGACAGCATTTTGCAAAGCGACACTACGCTGAAGGTATTTTACGACAGTTGTCATGATTCCAACATGGGTATACTACATCGGGCATCGGCATTATTGACCAATGAATCCGATGGAAAAACCCTTGCCGACATATCAGATTATGCCGATGCCTTAAGTACACTAACTCCGGTAAACAAAACGGAAGAAAATTGGCTTGAGGTGCTTAATATATTGACTGAAAATATTCTTGATAGTTCAGGAATAGACAGCAACGAAATTGTTACTTTAAGGGCTATTGCTGAACTTTGTCCTAACGAAGAAGGTTTTGGAGTATATATGGCTCGTTCGGCTTTATTGGAAGTGGATACTTTGCCTAATTTTGCAGGGTTTAATGAATGCGAAGCTTCGCCTATTCCTCCTTCCGAATTAAAACGAGAGGAAATTATACATCAAGGAACAGTTCCACAAATTGATGATTACAGACTATACCCCAACCCTAATA harbors:
- a CDS encoding T9SS type A sorting domain-containing protein, which translates into the protein MVREVLNDTIRTSHRDINEKWMSKYGLYSLMENDSILQSDTTLKVFYDSCHDSNMGILHRASALLTNESDGKTLADISDYADALSTLTPVNKTEENWLEVLNILTENILDSSGIDSNEIVTLRAIAELCPNEEGFGVYMARSALLEVDTLPNFAGFNECEASPIPPSELKREEIIHQGTVPQIDDYRLYPNPNKGTFTLEYFPSKDEQLQSAKLLILDLTGHLVFNSDISFSSNKCTINSNDLANGSFLVKVLVGGEMKLISKIVILK